The region TTGGCAGGGGTAAGTAATGCCAATTTGCTTACAGTTCCAAGTAGATCAAATGTCGGAACTTATTCATGTGGTCGGCCTGTAATGAGATGGCGATGGACAAGCTACCATCATTGTCTGCGCTTGGCAGGATGTAAGCTAGCCCCTCAAATGCGACGCCACCAGGACCCATGAATACCGGTCGGCCCCATCCGAAATCTGCATTGTGGACGGGCAGGTTAACCCAGCTGGTGATCCCGAGGTTAGGACAACGGTAGGTTTGCGCTCCTCGGACCAatgcggacaaatcaggttggagcTCTAGGTAGTCCAATGCTGAGCGGCAATAGTCATCATCCATCCTGTCTAGCTCCATTTGGATTATCTTTGCTGTACCTGCCACCCCACTGATTACCTTGCCTGCCTCCATGATTGGTGTGGCAGTGAATAGCACATTGCCTAAGAAACCATCTGGTACTTGGGGCTTTAGCCGTTTCCTCCCATCAATGGCACAATACAGCTTGGTGGGCTGTTCAGATGGCAAGCCGCGTGCAAGAGAGACACAACGCCAGACATGCGCAGATAGCAACGTGTATGTGCTCAACCGTGGAATATCGCCGCCTCTGGGAAGCTGCGAGCGCAAGCGGCCAATGTCAGAGCTGGTGAGCTTGAAGATGTCGACAGTGGTGGCAGGTGATGATCGCTTAGCAGAGAGATCCTGGGGCATGGATGGTGACAACATGGATGGGGATGGATGGTACTCAACATGTGGGTAACATGGTGTCGGGGGGTCTCTAGCGCGGATGAGGGTGCGGTCGATGAAGGGCATGACAGCAATCTTAGCTCCATGGCAAAGATCAGACCATGAGTTGATGAAATGCAAGCCGGACATGCCATCAGCAACATGGTGTTGTGTGCCAACGCCGAGGGAGACACCTCCACACTTGAAGTAGGTCACCTGCAGGTGTACAGTAAAATTCAATGATCAAAACACAATTAGCCGCATCGGTTTGTTGAAATATATAAGAAAAAAAATGGATGCAGTATGCACAGAAAATGATAAATTAAATTTTAGGACCGTACAATTGTCCGTCTGCGACAGGTGTTTGTAAACTTGGGTGCATTGCACCCGGGATGAAAAGTAAAAAATAATCAAAATTCTAAAAttttgtggctttgcatataaaTGTCTTAGGTGGCTGCAAATTTGATAGCGAAATGACATTGGAGGAGCTTCAGACAAAAGAGAACACTATTTTTTAGATAAAATTTATATCAAAAGAGTCAAACAAACATGGGTGAATCACATATTTAAAGTTAGGATGTCTTTCTACAATATCCAATTTCATACTCCCTCTATTTCAATATCTAGTGCAAACTTAGTTATATTCTTAGTTTTATAGAAAAAAAGATGAATATCTACAATACATAATACGTAAGATATGGAAATATATTTCATCGGTATTGTACTAAGTCGGACATACTATTAGCTAATAAAGGCGACCTCCATGGTGGTTGTGTTGTGTGGCCTCTAAGCTCCCAACTCCCAATAATGAAGACTGGCATAACAGTAGTATGTCCAATGACGATGGTCACTACTCCCTCCGCCCCGCTTGCAAAACGAcgctatattatgggatggagggagtacataccaACTAATGGCATTAGTAAATAAAGGCAAATAACCTCCAAGAGCATAAGGTAGTTGTGTTTTGTGGCTTCTAAGCCCCCAATAAAGGTCTGAGGACTCAGGGTGGACGACACGAGCGGTCTTTCGGACCGGCTCGTGGCCCGCTCGGTCCTAGCCCGCCCAAAAAAATCAGTCGGTCCAAGCTCAAGAATCAGGCCTGACAAAGCTTCGATCCGGTCCGGGCTTTAACCAAGCCGACCGAGCGGACCGAGAATCACATCGGCGACACCGCGTCTTCCTCTCCCATCCCAGCGGCGAGCGCCACCTGCCGCACCACCACTCCACCAGCCACTCACCTGAGCTCTCCTCTCCATCCCTCCCAGGGCCTCGATTCTGTAGGACACGTTTCGCTCAAAAGATCGCACACAAGCACGCACCTGTGCCGCGGCCGCCGCTGTCTTGTGCACAACCTCTCCTGgacacg is a window of Triticum dicoccoides isolate Atlit2015 ecotype Zavitan unplaced genomic scaffold, WEW_v2.0 scaffold108896, whole genome shotgun sequence DNA encoding:
- the LOC119342908 gene encoding hydroxycinnamoyltransferase 1-like, translated to MAFTVRRSTMVRPARDVPRTRLWNSHLDLLVPRFHTPSVYFYRRSCPEGESFFDGERMRWALAEALVTFYPMAGRLAWDKDGRVEIDCNGEGVLFVEADAPDTTVDDYGDFAPTMELKRLIPAVDYTDEISFPLVVLQVTYFKCGGVSLGVGTQHHVADGMSGLHFINSWSDLCHGAKIAVMPFIDRTLIRARDPPTPCYPHVEYHPSPSMLSPSMPQDLSAKRSSPATTVDIFKLTSSDIGRLRSQLPRGGDIPRLSTYTLLSAHVWRCVSLARGLPSEQPTKLYCAIDGRKRLKPQVPDGFLGNVLFTATPIMEAGKVISGVAGTAKIIQMELDRMDDDYCRSALDYLELQPDLSALVRGAQTYRCPNLGITSWVNLPVHNADFGWGRPVFMGPGGVAFEGLAYILPSADNDGSLSIAISLQADHMNKFRHLIYLEL